Part of the Benincasa hispida cultivar B227 chromosome 12, ASM972705v1, whole genome shotgun sequence genome is shown below.
GTTTCTTGCTTACTTGGCTCAATAATCTTTATCGCCAAGTGTTCTTCCACCCTTGTAGTGGTTAATTCTCCCTCGATGGCAAGACTTTCAGCTCTTTGTCAGTGTTGTTCCTCTTTTTTTAAGCGTTTTTCTTCCTTCTTACGCTGTTTCTTCTCagctttctttcttttcttcctcttcttccttgGCCTTTTCCAATTCTTCGTGATCTTCCTTTTCCTTATCAATGTTTTCCTTCTCTACCCTCAGTTTACGACTCCTGCTTTTGGCAGTCTTCCGTCACGGTCCATGTTACTAAGGATGCTCCCAAAGACTTCCTTATCATCTTTCCTTTTCAGTTCACTATCAGTAGGAAGCTGGGACACTGCCACTTCAGGGCTAGTGGCAGGGACACTCTCCTTGCACGGTCCCTCTCGGCTGATGGAGGACGAAGAAGCAATAGGATGGGGAAATGGACTCTTGAAGGCTTTAAACTTGACAGGTGGTCATGAAAGAGGTTTAGGTTGAGTTGACGCTTGCCAACTGGCCTCTAAAATAACGACTTCTCTTATTGATGATGGAGTTCTAGCCGACGAGGTAGATGAAACAAGGAGATTAGAGCTTTGGTCAGCCATTGATTCTGACAAGGGAAAGGAACAAGAGAAAGAACTAAGGGTTGGTTCTAAAGAACAAAGCACTAAAACATAAGAGCTCAGGGATTCTTTTGATTTCAATAAGAGATGAAATAAGGGAATAAGAAAGGCGTATATAGGCTTGGCAAAAGGGAAGCTCAATCGTCGAAGAGAGATGATTAACGGCAGGCTTAGGAATCTCAAAAGTCTGCCTCTCATTAAATGCAGGCTAGATGAAAGGAAATTTCGTCTGGCTGCACACTCAATGATTCCTTGAAAGTGTAACCTATAAACCTTTCACATTCATACGTTAAGGCTTGAAAAATCTTACTCTACCCGGTTATGAAGAATTAACGGAAAGGTCAAGCAGCCGCACATTAAAAAATTATCGCATAGATTAACACAATTCATTCGAGAGTTAAAGTCAAATCATCGTTAATGTAGAGGACATGCAGCAGATTCACAAAAcagcaataaataaataaaaaataaagcaaaTCAATAAGTTATCTAGGAAAGCATAGTAGAGATAGAATAGATGCCCATGAAAAGATCAGAGTGAAGTTACCGCATGGGTGCATCTATGTAAGCGATCAGGCTTGCCCGGCTAGGTCAATGGTTTCCTTGACGCGATTCACCATGCCTCCATAGTAAGGCTTTACTCGTTGACCATTGACCTTGAACATATTGCCCCCATCCTCACTTGATAATTCAACTGCACCATGAGGGAAAACTCCTTTCACAATAAAAGGTCCAGACCACCATGACTTTAGTTTACTTAGGAAAAGATGAAGGTGGGAGTTAAATAGCAAAACTCTTTGACCAATAGCTAAATCTTTCTTACAGATCCTACTATCATGCCATCTTTTCGTCTGCTTCTTATAGAGCTTGGTGTTTTCATATGCGGTAGTTCGCCATTCAGCTAGCTCATTcaattgaagttttcttgcCTCTCCTGTGCTTGGTAGATCCAAATTCAGCTTCTTTAGGGCCCATTGCACCTTGTGTTCCAATTCTAACGGAAGGTGACAAGCCTTCCTATACACTAgtgcatatggggacatgccgATGGGAATTTTGTAGGTCGTGCATTAGGCCTAAAGAGCCTCATCAAGCCTTTGCACCCAAATCCTTCCTGCAGGTCTTGACCACCTTCTCCAAGATGGACTTTATTTCCCTGTTAGAGACTTTCACTTGACCATTTGTCTGTGAATGATAGGCAGTGGCAACCCTGTGATTGACATTGAACTTCGTTAGTAGGTTAGAGATGATCTGATTGATAAAGTTCATACCTTCGTCACTAATTAACACACGAGGAATTCCAAACTGCGAAAAgatgttcattttcagaaactTCGCCACCGTGTTCGCATCATTTTTGGTGCAAGAGATggcttctacccatttggaGACATAATTGACCACAACCAGaatatattgatgaccttcAGAAGCTAGAAAGGGGCCCATAAAGTCAATGCCCCATACATCGAACAATTCGACTTCCTGGATGGAAGTTAAAGGCATTTCATTCTTCTTCGATATGTTGCATGTTCTTTGGCAACGATCACAGTTTACGACGTGAGCTCGGGCATCTTTGAATAAAGTAGGCCAGAAGTAGTCGCACTAgaggacctgtctcttatacacatctagatgtgtataagagacagggcctCACCTCACCGATTCCTAACTTCTTAAAAATAGAGAGcggcatcaagttgatgcttGCGCTAAGGTCGCATAATGCATTGCCAACTTCTTTTCCCTCGATCGAGTATGGAAAATTGAAGCTATCCAGATCTTTCAATCTTCAGAAATATGGATCTTGAATAATGTGTTACACTCATGTGTTAGTGTGATAGTTTCATATTCACCCAGCCTTCGTTTGTTTGCAAGGGTGTCTTTTAACAATTTCATGTAACTAGGCATCTGTTAAGAGGTATATTGTTGTGAAGATGCTTTAAGACATCCAGAAATCTTTTAAATTATCGAATGTCATCTTTTCTTTTCAGCCTGCTAGGGAACTGCGGTGGGACTTGCAAGATTTctcttgcttgtttttgttcaTTAGACGCTTTAGGTGCTTACGATGCAAGCTCTGGACTGGTTTCTTGGAAAGAATTTTTCTTATGTACTGGTATACTATCAAGACATTGATCAGTAGATTTAAATGAAGAGGTAGACAAATCACTGGTCGAAGTAGGGGTAGTTTAGTCAGAGTTCATGGTTCTTTCTTTGAGGATTGAAGGTCCAATATCTGTGGAGGATTCTTTTACTTATATCAGGGGGAGTCTTAACTGGATTTGCTTCTGTGATCACAGTTGGCGCATGGTTTGTAGTTTTTCCATTGCGCAGTGTAATAGTTTGACACTGTTCTTTTCCATTTCCTCTCGAAGCTTCAAAATTACTTGGCAAAGATCCTGGTTGCTATTTTTCAAATCGTTGGCAAGCTGTTCTACTTGGACCTCTAAATTCCATATCAAAGAGGCTTGCAATTGAATTAACGCATCATTCTTCTGAATGTACTCCTTGAGGAGCACTTCTAAAGACGATGATGTGTTGGAACTTGATGCCTAGTTGTGATTATATTGGTTTCGGTTCAGGTGTTGCTGATGACCTTGAGGCTACTGGTTGAACCCGAAAGTGTTTCCCCTATGAACTTGCTGATTCTGATGCAAATTTCTCTGCCCAGACTGGTCTAGGTTTCCATCCCACACGAAGTTATGGTGGTTCCTCCAACCCAGATTACAGATGCTACTGAACGTGTTGTTATGAATTAAGAATGTTGTTTGCGGGTCCTATGGGCAAGCTTCAACAGAGTGGGGCTCCCCACATTGAATGTAGCTTACTGCCACAACTTGCGTCATTATGTTCAGTTGCGCaacatgaaggaaatctcgacctaaggagatccttgagcggaagcggattgtccaaattccattaattattgaagataaaatttactgtaaacatacaatagatatatgtatttgatattaaattatagcatgcttttgaacaagaaacaagTTCAAGAGATATcatctttgaagaacctttctttttttaatcccTCAAACAATCATGAACAGAACTCCTTCTTCTtggatctccttcttcttcaCGCACGGACACTACCAGTTGAGAATCCTTTATATTCTCTTTTTGGGATTAAAGAATTCAAGCAGGAGTTGTAggttttgcttgaatccttggtagagggaaagagaaGGAGAGGATTAGAAGGAAGTTTTCTCAAAGAACTTTTCTCTGTAACTCTTGAATTAAGAAGATGATTATTCAACTTCTTTTATCACTAGTTAGTTATCATTTGAGAGAATGTggagagggagttataactctttcccttttattaatttcaaataaattaataaaatatataataactactttattatatgtacactatattttatatcaaatataacatataatttatagttttatattacattaaacacaacataaactatagattttattatc
Proteins encoded:
- the LOC120067487 gene encoding uncharacterized protein LOC120067487; translated protein: MSPYALVYRKACHLPLELEHKVQWALKKLNLDLPSTGEARKLQLNELAEWRTTAYENTKLYKKQTKRWHDSRICKKDLAIGQRVLLFNSHLHLFLSKLKSWWSGPFIVKGVFPHGAVELSSEDGGNMFKVNGQRVKPYYGGMVNRVKETIDLAGQA